From Patescibacteria group bacterium, a single genomic window includes:
- a CDS encoding glycosyltransferase family 2 protein: MVENFPKVAIIYLSFDSERYLDDVISSLQKMTYPKDKVEFIIVDNPHPEQGSSLRVIQEKVLPLSGTSIPHVTLLPQKENLGFAGGNNVGIRWAMDNNFDYVYFHNNDGFMAADCLEKLVEAMETDQEIGATQSLIMLYPETELINSAGNAFHYLGFGYCANFRKKKSDLKLGPITKVGYASGASLLMRMPLLKKYGPWTSEFFLYHEDLEYSLRMKAVGYKTVMVSDAVFYHKYQFSRSKDKFYYMERNRYALMLMYFKWPTLILLLPMALIMELGLIFFSIMNGWFKTRLEVYKYWLQPHNWKIWLLKRNYIQGIRMVSDKVLLKSAVSKVIFEEKSIDSPLLKYIANPLMTAYFALVKIIIFW, from the coding sequence ATGGTGGAAAATTTTCCAAAAGTCGCAATAATTTATCTTTCTTTTGACAGTGAGAGATATTTAGATGATGTGATTTCATCTTTACAGAAAATGACTTATCCGAAAGACAAGGTTGAATTTATTATTGTTGACAATCCGCATCCGGAGCAGGGGTCATCGCTAAGGGTTATTCAGGAAAAGGTTTTGCCATTATCCGGAACCTCCATACCCCATGTCACACTTCTGCCGCAAAAAGAAAATTTGGGTTTTGCTGGCGGCAATAACGTTGGCATACGCTGGGCCATGGATAACAATTTTGATTATGTGTATTTTCACAACAATGACGGCTTTATGGCCGCGGATTGTTTGGAAAAATTGGTTGAGGCCATGGAAACAGACCAAGAAATCGGCGCGACTCAATCTTTAATAATGCTTTATCCGGAAACGGAGCTGATAAATAGTGCCGGCAATGCTTTTCATTATTTGGGATTTGGCTACTGCGCGAATTTTAGAAAAAAGAAATCCGATTTGAAGTTAGGACCGATTACCAAAGTCGGCTATGCCAGCGGAGCGTCGCTTTTGATGAGAATGCCGCTACTGAAAAAATACGGTCCGTGGACATCAGAATTTTTTCTCTATCACGAAGACCTTGAATACTCATTGCGCATGAAGGCCGTTGGCTACAAAACAGTTATGGTTTCCGACGCGGTTTTTTATCACAAATATCAGTTCAGCCGCAGTAAGGACAAGTTTTATTATATGGAACGAAATCGCTACGCGCTGATGCTGATGTATTTTAAATGGCCGACTCTGATACTACTTTTGCCGATGGCTTTGATAATGGAGCTTGGTTTGATATTTTTCTCAATAATGAACGGTTGGTTTAAAACCCGGCTGGAAGTGTATAAATACTGGCTCCAGCCGCACAATTGGAAAATTTGGCTGTTAAAAAGAAACTATATCCAGGGTATTCGCATGGTATCAGATAAGGTATTGCTTAAAAGCGCGGTGAGCAAGGTGATTTTTGAGGAAAAGAGCATTGATAGTCCACTCTTGAAATATATTGCCAACCCGCTGATGACCGCCTACTTTGCCCTTGTCAAAATTATAATTTTCTGGTAA
- a CDS encoding response regulator transcription factor, which translates to MKILIIEDEKDLADSLKDSLESECFAVDVAADGQKGMMLGCTNDYDLIILDNMLPKRSGAEVCKHIRIAKKQVPIIMLSVVSETNKKVELLNLGADDYLTKPFSFKELLARIKALLRRPKVIEDQIVRIRDLTLDFAASKVLVGKKEVYLTRKEFMLLEYLMKNKGVVVSRGMILEHVWDMDADPFSNTIESHILNLRKKIKHRGIREFIQTIPGRGYKIE; encoded by the coding sequence ATGAAAATTCTTATCATTGAAGATGAAAAAGATTTGGCCGACTCTTTAAAGGATTCGCTGGAATCGGAGTGTTTCGCGGTTGATGTTGCCGCAGATGGACAGAAAGGCATGATGCTTGGTTGTACAAACGATTATGATTTGATAATTTTGGATAACATGCTGCCAAAACGCAGTGGCGCGGAAGTTTGTAAACATATCAGGATAGCCAAAAAACAGGTACCCATTATTATGCTCTCGGTAGTTAGTGAAACGAACAAGAAAGTTGAACTTTTAAATTTGGGAGCTGATGATTATCTGACCAAACCATTTTCTTTCAAAGAGCTATTAGCCAGAATTAAAGCGTTACTTCGTCGGCCCAAAGTGATTGAAGATCAAATAGTCAGAATTCGCGATTTGACTCTGGATTTTGCCGCTAGTAAAGTGTTAGTTGGAAAAAAGGAAGTATATCTTACCCGTAAGGAGTTTATGCTTTTGGAATATTTAATGAAGAACAAAGGTGTTGTGGTCTCCAGAGGTATGATTCTTGAACATGTCTGGGATATGGACGCTGATCCTTTTTCCAATACGATTGAATCACATATTCTTAATTTGCGTAAAAAAATAAAACACCGAGGCATTCGCGAATTTATTCAAACCATACCCGGCCGCGGTTATAAAATTGAATAG
- a CDS encoding HAMP domain-containing sensor histidine kinase, with amino-acid sequence MRNLSGIIREVVAPKSKNEDQARKEFILNILLFAAIVLVSIASVINIFGLFFADPELYTNNALSLFVVIGILAFFCLLFFLSRKGFPKISAYLFLVTFFLLASYLEYKHGVDVNAGLLINVLVIVISGILISTRFAFLTTAIIGITMLAIDYLQRVNIFSANQYWREQRWNFSDTIMVLVIFTIIATVSWLSNREIYKALKRAKSSEAELKYERDSLEVKVEERTRELKRTQMEKVGQLYRFAEFGRLSSGLFHDLTNLLAAVSLNMEMAQNNKLRELDQTKSYLERAISANGRMKNFIEAIRRQISGQGSDMLFSLNEEIKQVIQILSYRGRKLNVGIEFTAPAEIQTFGSAVKFNQIVTNLIANAVDAYTNIGSDNIFVPKVHVSLLIESGMVTLAVEDWGCGIPQELLNKIFEPFFTTKDPSIGTGIGLSLTKRMVEEDLGGTINVESNIGSGRWHTTFIIKFTQKGG; translated from the coding sequence ATGAGAAATTTAAGCGGTATTATCCGTGAGGTTGTAGCACCGAAATCTAAAAATGAAGATCAGGCGCGTAAAGAGTTTATTCTTAATATCCTTTTATTTGCGGCGATTGTTTTAGTTTCCATTGCGTCTGTAATAAATATATTTGGTTTATTTTTTGCTGATCCGGAATTATACACCAACAATGCCTTGTCTCTATTTGTCGTTATTGGGATTTTAGCTTTTTTCTGTCTGCTCTTTTTTCTTTCCCGCAAGGGGTTTCCCAAAATTTCTGCTTATCTTTTTTTGGTTACTTTTTTCTTATTGGCCAGTTATTTGGAGTATAAGCACGGTGTGGACGTAAACGCCGGTCTTCTAATTAATGTGCTGGTGATAGTAATATCCGGTATTCTTATCAGTACTCGTTTTGCCTTTTTAACCACGGCCATTATCGGTATAACGATGTTGGCTATTGATTATTTGCAAAGAGTCAATATTTTTTCAGCCAATCAATATTGGCGAGAGCAAAGGTGGAATTTTTCCGACACCATAATGGTTTTGGTGATTTTTACAATTATCGCTACAGTATCTTGGCTTTCCAATCGGGAGATTTATAAAGCGCTTAAACGGGCAAAATCTTCAGAAGCGGAACTTAAATATGAACGGGACTCTCTTGAAGTTAAGGTTGAAGAGCGTACGCGAGAACTCAAAAGAACACAAATGGAAAAGGTGGGGCAACTTTATAGATTTGCGGAATTTGGGCGTTTGTCTTCCGGTCTATTCCATGATCTTACTAATTTATTGGCGGCGGTTTCTTTAAATATGGAAATGGCCCAAAATAATAAGTTGAGAGAATTAGATCAGACCAAATCCTATTTAGAACGGGCAATATCAGCCAATGGCCGCATGAAAAATTTTATTGAGGCGATACGCCGGCAGATAAGCGGTCAGGGTAGTGATATGCTTTTTTCTTTAAATGAAGAAATAAAGCAGGTGATTCAAATTTTGTCTTATCGAGGTAGAAAACTTAATGTGGGCATTGAATTTACAGCCCCGGCGGAGATACAAACATTTGGCAGCGCGGTAAAATTTAATCAGATAGTTACTAATTTGATTGCAAACGCCGTTGATGCTTATACAAACATTGGCTCGGATAATATTTTTGTACCAAAGGTCCATGTTTCTTTGTTAATTGAGTCCGGAATGGTAACCTTGGCGGTGGAGGATTGGGGTTGTGGAATCCCACAGGAATTATTAAATAAAATTTTTGAACCATTTTTTACCACTAAAGATCCCAGTATCGGCACCGGTATCGGATTATCCCTAACAAAAAGAATGGTGGAAGAAGATTTGGGTGGCACAATTAATGTAGAAAGTAATATTGGAAGCGGCCGGTGGCATACAACATTTATAATTAAATTTACTCAAAAGGGAGGGTAA
- a CDS encoding host-nuclease inhibitor Gam family protein, with translation MAKKKIVDKAPHQVKMPAKPDYEVYIPENLVEAANILTRIAAEQREINSIENVLNDGVAVLQKKAMAFASSHNRTIAGLVRGLFIFADANRETLTEGGKTKTIQVPTGSFGWRLNPPSVHLRDKKAVIKALKKMGLKRFVRIVEDPNKEAMLEEPAVAVTVPGVKIKQEEIFSVKPNTLEVGVEADVKDMRVGQKPTKK, from the coding sequence ATGGCCAAGAAAAAGATCGTGGATAAAGCACCTCATCAGGTGAAGATGCCTGCTAAGCCGGACTATGAAGTATATATTCCGGAAAACCTGGTTGAGGCGGCTAACATACTGACTCGCATCGCCGCGGAGCAGAGGGAGATCAACTCGATCGAGAATGTCTTAAATGACGGGGTAGCGGTCTTGCAGAAGAAGGCGATGGCCTTCGCCTCGTCTCACAACCGGACCATTGCCGGCCTGGTACGGGGTCTCTTCATCTTCGCCGACGCGAACCGCGAGACGCTGACCGAGGGCGGCAAGACCAAGACCATCCAGGTGCCAACCGGCAGTTTCGGATGGCGTCTCAATCCGCCTTCGGTGCACCTGCGCGACAAGAAGGCGGTGATCAAGGCGCTCAAGAAGATGGGCCTCAAGCGCTTTGTCAGAATCGTTGAAGACCCAAACAAGGAGGCGATGCTGGAAGAACCGGCTGTCGCCGTCACTGTGCCTGGGGTGAAGATCAAACAGGAGGAGATCTTCTCGGTCAAGCCGAATACCCTGGAGGTCGGAGTGGAGGCGGATGTGAAGGACATGCGTGTGGGCCAGAAGCCCACGAAGAAGTAA
- a CDS encoding glucose-1-phosphate thymidylyltransferase: MKIKKAILTGGGRATRLRPVTSTINKHLIPLANKPMIFHAIEKVVEAGIEEIFINTNPGDTDLAKAIGDGGHWGIKIKFFEQEGGPQGIANVVKQAEKFIGDDPFMFYLSDNIILGSLKDFIEEFATNNHDSMLALSKVPDPERFGVPVFDGSGKLVDVIEKPQNPANSFAVTGIYLYGPKLFFKAYDHIQKSPRGEYEISDIHSYLLKNDYKVGHKEITGWWKDTGKPDDLIVANKLLLDETPTEMFKIEGTVESGASITGKVRIGVGTTANKNVKIIGPAIIGENCTLEDCIINPNTTIGAGSIIKKVEIGNSILLNRCTIDSPVKIDNSIFGSGVTIIDRAGGLHKMILGDNTLLHI; the protein is encoded by the coding sequence ATGAAAATCAAAAAAGCAATTTTAACCGGCGGGGGACGAGCCACGCGACTGCGACCGGTAACCTCCACCATAAATAAACACCTGATTCCCTTGGCCAACAAGCCGATGATTTTTCATGCCATAGAAAAAGTGGTTGAGGCCGGCATTGAAGAGATTTTTATCAACACCAACCCGGGCGATACTGATTTGGCCAAAGCGATTGGCGACGGCGGTCATTGGGGGATAAAGATTAAATTTTTTGAACAAGAGGGCGGGCCGCAGGGCATAGCCAACGTGGTGAAACAGGCGGAAAAGTTTATCGGCGACGATCCGTTTATGTTTTATCTTTCCGATAATATTATTTTAGGCAGTTTGAAAGATTTTATTGAGGAATTCGCCACAAATAATCACGACAGCATGCTGGCCTTGTCAAAGGTGCCGGATCCAGAAAGGTTTGGGGTGCCGGTTTTTGATGGGAGCGGCAAATTGGTTGACGTGATAGAAAAACCGCAAAATCCGGCTAATAGTTTCGCGGTTACCGGAATTTATCTCTACGGGCCGAAATTATTTTTTAAGGCCTATGATCATATTCAGAAAAGTCCGCGCGGTGAATATGAAATTTCCGATATCCATTCATATTTGTTAAAAAATGATTATAAAGTGGGGCACAAAGAAATCACCGGCTGGTGGAAAGACACCGGCAAGCCGGATGATTTGATTGTGGCCAATAAATTACTTCTGGATGAAACGCCAACGGAAATGTTTAAAATAGAAGGCACGGTTGAAAGCGGCGCCAGTATCACCGGCAAGGTGCGAATCGGCGTGGGGACAACCGCAAATAAAAATGTTAAAATTATCGGGCCGGCCATCATCGGTGAGAATTGCACGCTTGAAGATTGTATTATAAATCCGAACACCACCATTGGCGCCGGCAGTATTATAAAAAAAGTTGAAATCGGAAATTCTATTTTACTAAACAGATGCACTATTGATTCCCCGGTAAAAATAGATAATAGTATCTTCGGTTCAGGAGTAACAATTATAGATAGAGCAGGGGGTCTTCATAAGATGATTTTGGGGGATAATACGTTATTGCATATTTAA
- a CDS encoding glycosyltransferase family 2 protein: MKDLHLVLLNYLSKDDVLTALDTIFKDISGTAFDIQITVADNSENKDGLKEALAEKFPQVKYLDCGGNVGFGRGNTKAFAEVPARYYFVLNPDARVPESTKTIERMIKFMDEHPKIGCIGPKLLNPDWTLQFSCYRFDLPAIMIKPLKHIDWDRKYKWIKKYADRLLMKDFDHNETRPVDWVQGSAMLVRKDVVDQVGWFDGRYFMYMEDCDWCRTMWEMGWPVYYIHDIIILHAHARESAKVPGLINGFFKNKLARTHAVSWLKYMWKWRGSHKYFSV; the protein is encoded by the coding sequence ATGAAGGATTTACATTTAGTTCTGCTCAATTACTTGTCCAAAGATGATGTTCTAACCGCTTTAGATACAATTTTTAAGGATATAAGCGGCACTGCTTTTGACATTCAAATAACCGTTGCCGATAATTCGGAAAATAAAGACGGCCTCAAAGAAGCTCTGGCGGAAAAATTTCCGCAAGTTAAATATCTTGATTGCGGCGGCAATGTCGGATTCGGCAGGGGTAATACCAAAGCATTTGCCGAAGTCCCGGCCAGATATTATTTTGTTTTAAATCCGGATGCCAGGGTGCCGGAAAGCACAAAAACAATTGAGCGCATGATTAAATTTATGGATGAACATCCCAAAATCGGCTGTATCGGGCCAAAACTGCTTAATCCGGATTGGACATTACAATTTTCCTGCTATCGCTTTGATTTGCCGGCCATAATGATAAAACCACTTAAACATATTGATTGGGACAGAAAATATAAATGGATAAAAAAATATGCCGACAGGTTGTTGATGAAGGACTTTGATCATAATGAAACCCGGCCGGTTGATTGGGTGCAGGGTTCGGCCATGTTGGTTAGAAAAGATGTTGTTGACCAGGTTGGCTGGTTTGACGGCCGGTATTTTATGTATATGGAAGATTGCGATTGGTGCCGGACAATGTGGGAAATGGGTTGGCCTGTTTATTATATTCACGATATAATTATCCTGCATGCCCATGCCAGAGAGTCGGCAAAGGTGCCCGGTTTGATAAACGGATTTTTCAAAAATAAATTAGCCAGAACGCATGCGGTCAGCTGGCTGAAATATATGTGGAAGTGGCGGGGCAGTCATAAATATTTTAGCGTTTAA